One window from the genome of Crassostrea angulata isolate pt1a10 chromosome 2, ASM2561291v2, whole genome shotgun sequence encodes:
- the LOC128172073 gene encoding cyclic GMP-AMP synthase-like isoform X1 — protein sequence MAEGFLQYVHESRCKFRFEADRTSTDEIESGIRSLINDIVKSIEEKAPEFKILDIIPTGSSYEETKNEAPNEFDFMLVLKELSGPGKLNLHQGCSDWYPQIELKKDVSFPRKYMVNVNYTNRHNQYEQFLGSPRIVVQNFWKRIQQLIQETTFGVDTPRGKLSVKHCEGRKLVFAYIHDLENALKKTNYDPEAEKAIVFKGHVDIGVDLMLAVEHPHIADILSRRGFPSTFEDLLSKSKCHIVAKACHTEHGANGKCWFISFSAMERDLVYDMDPHHKQCYKILKSLFVCEISASRKIMNLSSYVLKTAFLFHVHGDNRCKKSNLSVCIKEVLEYLSSNLFHVKMPCFFARDMNTWGHLLETPRFSWTPSGNLKDMPHPFELCWIKLMFEFINYLKSAVYENRMAGTLKTKDDYEKLISKCNYFKAAASCLIKLYSDRFQYEVYRLEEGHRTLSACNDGFFYDYLEHLKKCFGFELLFLKQ from the coding sequence atggCTGAAGGTTTCTTACAATATGTACATGAAAGTCGTTGCAAATTTCGATTTGAGGCAGATAGAACATCAACTGACGAAATCGAGTCTGGAATAAGGTCCTTGATTAACGACATTGTGAAAAGCATTGAAGAAAAAGCTCCAGAATTCAAAATATTAGACATAATTCCAACCGGAAGCTCTTATGAAGAGACAAAAAATGAAGCACCTAACGAGTTTGATTTCATGCTGGTCTTGAAAGAGTTATCAGGACCTGGCAAACTTAATTTACACCAAGGTTGTTCGGACTGGTATCCACAAATTGAACTTAAAAAAGACGTGAGCTTTCCTCGAAAATACATGGTAAATGTCAATTATACAAATAGACATAACCAGTATGAACAATTTCTAGGAAGTCCGCGAATTGTTGTCCAAAACTTTTGGAAGAGAATACAACAATTAATCCAAGAAACGACATTTGGAGTTGACACACCACGAGGAAAATTATCTGTAAAACATTGTGAAGGCAGAAAGCTAGTTTTTGCATATATACATGACCTTGAGAATGcccttaaaaaaacaaactacgaTCCAGAAGCAGAAAAAGCAATAGTATTTAAGGGACATGTTGATATTGGTGTAGACTTAATGTTAGCAGTTGAACATCCACATATAGCAGATATTCTTAGTCGACGTGGATTTCCATCAACATTTGAAGATTTACTTTCTAAGAGTAAATGTCATATCGTTGCAAAGGCATGTCACACCGAACACGGTGCAAATGGAAAGTGCTGGTTCATTTCATTCTCCGCCATGGAACGCGATTTGGTATACGATATGGATCCGCATCATAAACAATGCTACAAGATTCTTAAATCATTGTTTGTATGTGAGATTTCAGCATCTAGGAAGATTATGAATCTTTCGTCCTATGTATTGAAAACTGCATTTTTGTTCCATGTCCATGGCGATAATAGATGTAAAAAGTCGAATTTGTCGGTATGTATAAAAGAAGTCCTTGAATATTTGTCTTCGAATCTGTTTCACGTCAAAATGCCATGCTTCTTTGCAAGAGATATGAATACATGGGGACATCTTCTCGAAACGCCTCGTTTTAGTTGGACACCATCTGGAAATTTAAAAGATATGCCTCACCCGTTTGAACTATGCTGGATAAAACTGATGTTTGAATTTATCAACTACCTGAAATCGGCCGTCTATGAGAACCGCATGGCTGGAACTCTCAAAACGAAAGACGACTACGAAAAGCTAATTTCCAAGTGCAATTATTTCAAGGCAGCGGCCAGCTGCTTAATAAAACTATATTCAGACCGATTCCAATACGAGGTATACCGACTGGAAGAAGGTCATCGTACTTTAAGTGCATGCAACGATGGATTTTTTTACGATTATCTTGAGCATCTAAAGAAGTGTTTTGGTTTTGAACTTCTTTTTCTCAAACAATAA
- the LOC128172073 gene encoding uncharacterized protein LOC128172073 isoform X2: protein MLVLKELSGPGKLNLHQGCSDWYPQIELKKDVSFPRKYMVNVNYTNRHNQYEQFLGSPRIVVQNFWKRIQQLIQETTFGVDTPRGKLSVKHCEGRKLVFAYIHDLENALKKTNYDPEAEKAIVFKGHVDIGVDLMLAVEHPHIADILSRRGFPSTFEDLLSKSKCHIVAKACHTEHGANGKCWFISFSAMERDLVYDMDPHHKQCYKILKSLFVCEISASRKIMNLSSYVLKTAFLFHVHGDNRCKKSNLSVCIKEVLEYLSSNLFHVKMPCFFARDMNTWGHLLETPRFSWTPSGNLKDMPHPFELCWIKLMFEFINYLKSAVYENRMAGTLKTKDDYEKLISKCNYFKAAASCLIKLYSDRFQYEVYRLEEGHRTLSACNDGFFYDYLEHLKKCFGFELLFLKQ from the coding sequence ATGCTGGTCTTGAAAGAGTTATCAGGACCTGGCAAACTTAATTTACACCAAGGTTGTTCGGACTGGTATCCACAAATTGAACTTAAAAAAGACGTGAGCTTTCCTCGAAAATACATGGTAAATGTCAATTATACAAATAGACATAACCAGTATGAACAATTTCTAGGAAGTCCGCGAATTGTTGTCCAAAACTTTTGGAAGAGAATACAACAATTAATCCAAGAAACGACATTTGGAGTTGACACACCACGAGGAAAATTATCTGTAAAACATTGTGAAGGCAGAAAGCTAGTTTTTGCATATATACATGACCTTGAGAATGcccttaaaaaaacaaactacgaTCCAGAAGCAGAAAAAGCAATAGTATTTAAGGGACATGTTGATATTGGTGTAGACTTAATGTTAGCAGTTGAACATCCACATATAGCAGATATTCTTAGTCGACGTGGATTTCCATCAACATTTGAAGATTTACTTTCTAAGAGTAAATGTCATATCGTTGCAAAGGCATGTCACACCGAACACGGTGCAAATGGAAAGTGCTGGTTCATTTCATTCTCCGCCATGGAACGCGATTTGGTATACGATATGGATCCGCATCATAAACAATGCTACAAGATTCTTAAATCATTGTTTGTATGTGAGATTTCAGCATCTAGGAAGATTATGAATCTTTCGTCCTATGTATTGAAAACTGCATTTTTGTTCCATGTCCATGGCGATAATAGATGTAAAAAGTCGAATTTGTCGGTATGTATAAAAGAAGTCCTTGAATATTTGTCTTCGAATCTGTTTCACGTCAAAATGCCATGCTTCTTTGCAAGAGATATGAATACATGGGGACATCTTCTCGAAACGCCTCGTTTTAGTTGGACACCATCTGGAAATTTAAAAGATATGCCTCACCCGTTTGAACTATGCTGGATAAAACTGATGTTTGAATTTATCAACTACCTGAAATCGGCCGTCTATGAGAACCGCATGGCTGGAACTCTCAAAACGAAAGACGACTACGAAAAGCTAATTTCCAAGTGCAATTATTTCAAGGCAGCGGCCAGCTGCTTAATAAAACTATATTCAGACCGATTCCAATACGAGGTATACCGACTGGAAGAAGGTCATCGTACTTTAAGTGCATGCAACGATGGATTTTTTTACGATTATCTTGAGCATCTAAAGAAGTGTTTTGGTTTTGAACTTCTTTTTCTCAAACAATAA